Proteins co-encoded in one Bradyrhizobium sp. 170 genomic window:
- a CDS encoding glycosyltransferase: MDGPEPSVRALRALVAASPALDPATEIVVCIPCFRRPQYLRRTLESLAAQRTSRRFAVVMVENDASKSESVPVAVEYLASGKFTGLCVIEPRQGNCHAINAAFETALQMFPAATSFLMIDDDEIASRDWLEQMVRTANATGADIVGGPVFPEFDDARKRGLRRHPAFAPAYDASGPVPVIYGCGNCLIRRSVFARLGMPAFDLRFNFLGGGDTDFFYRCRRLGLRFHWVNEAVISETVPQGRTSLKWLVMRGLRIGAINYHVQRKATPTAWLRAKLTAKLLAALPLSLVYAVCAVLTERERTIAMHPVTVAIGSALAAFGLEPQPYKASKIVS; encoded by the coding sequence ATGGACGGGCCCGAGCCATCGGTCAGGGCTTTGCGCGCGCTGGTGGCGGCTTCGCCGGCGCTCGATCCCGCAACCGAAATCGTGGTTTGCATCCCCTGTTTCCGCCGGCCGCAGTACCTGCGCCGGACGCTGGAGTCGCTTGCCGCGCAGCGCACCAGCCGCCGCTTCGCCGTCGTCATGGTGGAGAACGATGCCTCGAAGAGCGAGAGCGTCCCGGTTGCCGTCGAGTACCTCGCGTCGGGAAAATTCACAGGGCTATGCGTGATCGAGCCGCGGCAGGGCAATTGCCATGCGATCAACGCCGCCTTCGAGACGGCGCTGCAGATGTTCCCGGCGGCAACCAGCTTCCTGATGATCGACGACGATGAAATCGCGTCGCGGGACTGGCTGGAGCAGATGGTAAGGACCGCCAATGCGACCGGCGCCGACATCGTCGGCGGACCGGTATTCCCCGAATTCGATGACGCACGGAAGCGCGGCTTGCGGCGCCACCCGGCTTTTGCGCCGGCTTACGATGCCTCAGGCCCGGTGCCGGTGATCTATGGCTGCGGCAATTGCCTGATCCGGCGCTCGGTGTTTGCGCGGTTGGGCATGCCGGCGTTCGACCTCCGTTTCAATTTTCTGGGCGGCGGCGACACTGATTTCTTCTACCGTTGCCGAAGGCTCGGGTTGCGCTTTCATTGGGTCAACGAAGCCGTGATCTCGGAGACCGTGCCGCAAGGCCGCACCAGCCTGAAATGGCTTGTCATGCGCGGCCTGCGGATCGGCGCGATCAACTATCACGTCCAGCGCAAGGCGACGCCGACGGCCTGGCTGCGGGCGAAGTTGACCGCCAAACTGCTGGCGGCCTTGCCGCTTTCGCTGGTCTATGCCGTGTGTGCCGTCCTGACCGAGCGAGAGCGGACCATTGCGATGCATCCCGTCACGGTTGCGATCGGCAGCGCGCTGGCCGCGTTCGGCCTCGAACCGCAACCGTACAAGGCTTCGAAGATCGTCTCATGA